In one Pseudomonas tensinigenes genomic region, the following are encoded:
- a CDS encoding SprT family zinc-dependent metalloprotease yields MPEQLNTRVEDCYQLAESFFKRSFPRPVVSLKLRGQKAGVAHLHENLLRFNPQLYRENTEHFLKQTVAHEVAHLIAHQLFGDRIQPHGEEWQLIMRGVYELPPDRCHTYAIKRRSVTRYIYKCPCADSDFPFSAQRHSLVRQGRRYLCRRCRNTLVFSGEMRVE; encoded by the coding sequence ATGCCCGAGCAACTCAATACCCGCGTCGAAGACTGTTACCAACTCGCTGAATCCTTTTTCAAACGTTCTTTCCCACGCCCTGTCGTCAGCCTCAAGCTGCGCGGGCAAAAAGCCGGTGTCGCGCATCTGCACGAGAATCTGCTGCGCTTCAATCCGCAGCTGTACCGGGAAAACACCGAACACTTCCTCAAGCAGACCGTGGCCCACGAAGTCGCGCACCTGATCGCCCATCAGCTGTTCGGCGACCGTATCCAGCCGCATGGCGAGGAATGGCAATTGATCATGCGCGGCGTTTACGAACTGCCGCCGGATCGCTGCCACACCTATGCAATCAAACGCCGCAGCGTGACCCGCTATATCTACAAATGCCCGTGCGCGGACAGCGATTTTCCGTTTTCGGCGCAGCGCCATAGTCTGGTGCGGCAGGGGCGGCGGTATTTGTGTCGGCGCTGCCGGAATACCTTGGTGTTCAGTGGTGAGATGCGCGTCGAATAG
- the wrbA gene encoding NAD(P)H:quinone oxidoreductase, whose product MSAPYILVLYYSRNGSTNEMARQIARGVEQAGLEARLRTVPAISTECEAVAPAIPDEGALYATLDDLKNCAGLALGSPTRFGNMAAPLKYFLDGTSNLWLTGALVGKPAGVFTSTASLHGGQETTLLSMMLPLLHHGMLITGLPYSESALLETQGGGTPYGASHHAGADGKSGLDQHEVALCRALGLRLAKTAQKLVG is encoded by the coding sequence GTGAGCGCGCCGTACATTCTGGTGCTGTATTACAGCCGCAACGGCTCGACCAACGAGATGGCCCGGCAGATTGCCCGTGGTGTCGAGCAGGCCGGTCTCGAAGCGCGTTTGCGCACCGTGCCGGCAATCTCTACCGAGTGCGAAGCCGTGGCCCCGGCCATACCGGACGAAGGCGCGCTGTATGCCACGCTCGATGACCTGAAGAACTGCGCCGGCCTGGCCCTCGGCAGCCCGACGCGTTTCGGCAACATGGCCGCGCCGCTGAAGTACTTTCTCGACGGCACCAGCAACCTGTGGCTGACCGGCGCGCTCGTCGGTAAACCGGCCGGCGTGTTCACCTCCACCGCCAGCCTGCACGGCGGTCAGGAAACCACGCTGCTGTCGATGATGCTGCCGCTGTTGCACCACGGCATGCTCATCACCGGTCTGCCGTACAGCGAGTCGGCGTTGCTGGAAACCCAGGGCGGCGGTACGCCTTACGGTGCCAGCCATCACGCCGGGGCTGACGGCAAAAGTGGTCTCGATCAGCATGAAGTGGCGCTGTGTCGCGCGCTGGGTCTGCGGCTGGCGAAAACCGCTCAGAAACTGGTGGGCTGA
- a CDS encoding DNA-3-methyladenine glycosylase I yields the protein MRDYKWLHEYCLNRFGSAAELEAHLPVPKTPAQLRKISDDRYLSTMALRVFRAGLKHSLVDAKWPAFEEVFFKFDPEKVVLMSAEHLERLMQDARIIRHLGKLKSVPRNAQFILDVEKEKGSFGALIADWPVTDIVGLWTYLKKHGHQLGGLSAPRFLRMVGKDTFVPSYDVVAALNAQKIVDKVPTSLRDLAIVQDVFNQWHEQSGGRAMSQISMMLAYTVNH from the coding sequence ATGCGCGATTACAAGTGGCTGCACGAATACTGTCTGAACCGCTTCGGTTCGGCGGCTGAACTGGAAGCCCATCTGCCCGTTCCCAAAACCCCGGCGCAACTGCGCAAGATCAGCGACGACCGCTACCTCTCGACCATGGCCCTGCGCGTGTTCCGTGCCGGCCTCAAGCACAGCCTGGTCGACGCCAAGTGGCCGGCCTTCGAAGAAGTGTTCTTCAAGTTCGACCCGGAAAAAGTCGTGCTGATGAGCGCCGAACACCTTGAGCGTCTGATGCAGGACGCGCGGATCATTCGCCATCTCGGCAAACTGAAAAGCGTGCCGCGCAATGCGCAGTTCATTCTCGATGTGGAGAAGGAGAAGGGCAGTTTCGGTGCGCTGATTGCCGACTGGCCGGTGACCGATATCGTCGGTTTATGGACGTACCTGAAAAAGCACGGCCATCAACTGGGCGGGCTGTCGGCACCGCGGTTTTTGCGCATGGTTGGCAAGGACACGTTCGTGCCGAGCTACGACGTGGTCGCGGCGCTGAATGCACAGAAGATTGTCGACAAGGTGCCGACCAGTCTGCGCGATCTGGCGATCGTGCAGGATGTGTTCAACCAGTGGCACGAACAGAGTGGCGGGCGGGCGATGAGCCAGATTTCGATGATGCTCGCTTACACCGTTAACCATTAA
- the ttcA gene encoding tRNA 2-thiocytidine(32) synthetase TtcA, giving the protein MGTLTVNQNKLQKRLRRLAGEAVADFNMIEDGDKVMVCLSGGKDSYTMLDVLLHLQKVAPIKFEIVAVNMDQKQPGFPEHVLPAYLKELGVEYHIVEKDTYSVVKELIPEGKTTCSLCSRLRRGTLYTFADEIGATKMALGHHRDDIVETFFLNMFFNGSLKAMPPKLRADDGRNVVIRPLAYCNEKDIQAYSDLKEFPIIPCNLCGSQENLQRQVVKEMLLDWERKTPGRTESIFRSLQNVIPSQLADRNLFDFTSLKIDETAASRFVNVVNL; this is encoded by the coding sequence ATGGGCACTCTTACGGTCAACCAGAACAAACTGCAAAAGCGCCTGCGCCGCCTGGCCGGCGAAGCGGTTGCTGACTTCAACATGATTGAAGACGGCGACAAGGTCATGGTCTGCCTGTCCGGGGGCAAGGACAGCTACACCATGCTCGACGTGCTCCTGCACCTGCAGAAGGTTGCCCCGATCAAGTTCGAGATCGTCGCGGTGAACATGGACCAGAAGCAGCCGGGGTTCCCAGAGCATGTGCTGCCGGCCTATCTGAAAGAGCTGGGCGTCGAGTACCACATCGTCGAGAAAGACACCTATTCGGTGGTCAAGGAACTGATCCCGGAAGGCAAGACCACCTGCTCGCTGTGTTCGCGCCTGCGTCGCGGCACGCTGTACACCTTTGCCGATGAAATCGGTGCGACGAAAATGGCCCTCGGTCATCACCGCGACGACATCGTCGAGACGTTCTTCCTCAACATGTTCTTCAACGGTTCGCTTAAAGCCATGCCGCCGAAGCTGCGCGCCGATGACGGCCGCAACGTGGTGATTCGTCCACTGGCGTACTGCAACGAGAAAGACATTCAGGCGTACTCGGATTTGAAGGAGTTCCCGATCATCCCGTGCAACCTCTGCGGTTCGCAGGAAAACCTGCAACGTCAGGTGGTCAAGGAAATGCTTCTGGACTGGGAGCGCAAGACCCCCGGTCGAACTGAAAGCATCTTCCGCAGTCTGCAGAACGTGATCCCGTCGCAACTGGCCGATCGCAACCTGTTCGACTTCACCAGCCTGAAGATCGACGAGACCGCGGCTTCGCGCTTCGTTAACGTCGTCAACCTGTAA
- a CDS encoding DUF2069 domain-containing protein yields MAKKPKILPSVEWLEPRVKAMRVVSLLSFFALAGLLAAYYLVFADLHGARPWVILLVELIPWIVLAPAMIMGSARGHSWMCFVVNLYFIKGALAAYDPNRQWFGVLEMVASLAVFCSALLYVRWRYQLNRKLAGEGEISVA; encoded by the coding sequence ATGGCGAAGAAGCCGAAGATTCTGCCGAGTGTCGAGTGGCTTGAGCCGCGCGTGAAAGCGATGCGGGTTGTCAGCCTGCTGAGCTTTTTCGCTTTGGCCGGATTGCTCGCTGCGTACTATCTGGTCTTCGCCGACCTGCATGGTGCACGGCCGTGGGTGATTCTGCTGGTCGAGTTGATCCCGTGGATTGTCCTTGCGCCGGCGATGATCATGGGCAGCGCCCGTGGGCATTCATGGATGTGTTTTGTGGTGAATCTGTATTTCATCAAGGGCGCACTGGCGGCGTATGACCCGAACCGGCAGTGGTTTGGCGTGCTGGAGATGGTTGCGAGCCTGGCGGTGTTCTGCTCGGCGCTGCTGTATGTGCGGTGGCGGTATCAGCTGAATCGCAAGTTGGCAGGTGAAGGCGAGATCTCCGTCGCCTAA
- the arsC gene encoding arsenate reductase (glutaredoxin) (This arsenate reductase requires both glutathione and glutaredoxin to convert arsenate to arsenite, after which the efflux transporter formed by ArsA and ArsB can extrude the arsenite from the cell, providing resistance.), with product MTDLTLYHNPRCSKSRGALELLEARGLTPNVVRYLETPLSAAQIKALLSKLGISARQLLRSGEDEYKMLQLADESLSEAQLIDAIAQHPKLMERPILEAGDKAVIGRPPENILELLP from the coding sequence ATGACCGATCTGACGCTTTATCACAATCCGCGCTGCTCGAAATCCCGCGGCGCGCTGGAACTTCTTGAAGCCCGCGGCCTGACCCCGAACGTCGTGCGTTACCTCGAAACCCCTTTGAGCGCGGCGCAAATCAAGGCCCTGCTCAGCAAGCTCGGGATCAGCGCACGCCAATTGCTGCGCAGCGGGGAAGATGAATACAAAATGCTTCAGCTGGCGGACGAAAGCCTCAGCGAAGCGCAATTGATCGACGCAATCGCCCAGCATCCAAAACTGATGGAACGGCCGATTCTCGAAGCCGGCGACAAAGCCGTCATCGGTCGTCCACCGGAAAATATCCTGGAGTTGTTGCCGTGA
- a CDS encoding Yip1 family protein, translated as MIHHVVGLFTHPDQEWKEIRGDQEESISHMYLTHTLILAAIPAVSAFIGTTQVGWVIGNRAPVMLTFESALWMTIMSYLAMLGGVAVMGAFVHWMARTYDANPSLARCVAFATYTATPLFVGGLAALYPHMWLGMIVGTAAICYTVYLLYVGLPTFMNIPSDEGFLFSSSVLAVGLVVLVAIMAFTVIVWGLGVGPVYTN; from the coding sequence ATGATCCATCACGTAGTGGGACTTTTTACCCACCCCGATCAGGAATGGAAGGAAATCCGTGGCGACCAAGAGGAAAGCATCAGCCACATGTACCTCACCCACACGTTGATTCTGGCGGCGATCCCCGCTGTCTCGGCGTTTATCGGCACTACTCAGGTCGGCTGGGTGATCGGTAACCGCGCGCCGGTGATGCTGACCTTTGAAAGCGCACTGTGGATGACGATCATGTCGTACCTGGCCATGCTCGGCGGCGTCGCGGTCATGGGTGCCTTCGTGCACTGGATGGCGCGTACCTATGACGCCAACCCGAGTCTGGCCCGTTGTGTCGCATTTGCCACTTATACCGCGACACCGTTGTTCGTCGGCGGTCTGGCGGCGCTGTATCCGCATATGTGGCTGGGGATGATCGTCGGCACAGCGGCCATCTGCTACACGGTTTATCTGTTGTACGTTGGGCTGCCGACGTTCATGAATATTCCGTCGGACGAGGGCTTCCTGTTTTCCAGTTCGGTGCTGGCGGTGGGTCTGGTGGTGCTGGTCGCCATCATGGCATTCACCGTGATTGTCTGGGGGCTGGGCGTCGGGCCTGTGTATACGAACTGA
- a CDS encoding TlpA disulfide reductase family protein, with product MTRRLAAALTIIGALMLGGCGNDYGIDQNGQKVASERLDKQWVVLNYWAEWCGPCRTEIPELNHLADELKSKNVGVFGVNFDNVQGVELKDASEKLGIKFTVLAQDPAELFELPRSEALPVTYIIDNKGKVREQLMGEQTAAGVMAKLEALQATQ from the coding sequence ATGACACGGCGATTGGCAGCGGCATTGACGATAATCGGGGCGTTGATGCTGGGGGGCTGCGGCAATGATTACGGTATCGACCAGAATGGTCAGAAAGTAGCGTCCGAGCGCTTGGACAAACAGTGGGTAGTGCTCAACTACTGGGCTGAATGGTGTGGCCCGTGCCGGACCGAAATTCCGGAACTCAATCATCTGGCTGATGAATTGAAGAGCAAGAACGTTGGCGTCTTCGGGGTCAACTTCGACAACGTGCAGGGTGTGGAGCTGAAAGACGCCAGCGAGAAGCTGGGCATCAAGTTCACCGTGCTGGCGCAGGATCCGGCGGAGTTGTTCGAGTTGCCGCGCAGTGAGGCACTGCCGGTGACGTACATCATCGACAACAAGGGCAAGGTGCGTGAGCAGTTGATGGGGGAGCAGACGGCGGCGGGGGTGATGGCGAAGCTTGAGGCGTTGCAGGCGACCCAGTAA